The Halobacterium sp. CBA1132 genome has a segment encoding these proteins:
- a CDS encoding NifU family protein codes for MSETAGAGSFHERVETWLTAQMPIIRSHGGTSAVRKADPADGEVVVELGGACSGCGISPRTAQRIKMDLADEFDEIDDVVVRFTDGDGGGWGGDQPESYMGVDRNEGGRGGRGEGSPDSDSHF; via the coding sequence ATGAGCGAGACAGCGGGAGCGGGGAGCTTCCACGAGCGCGTCGAGACGTGGCTCACCGCCCAGATGCCCATCATTCGGAGCCACGGCGGCACCAGCGCCGTCCGGAAAGCCGACCCCGCCGACGGCGAGGTCGTCGTCGAACTCGGGGGCGCGTGTTCGGGCTGCGGCATCAGCCCCCGTACGGCCCAGCGCATCAAGATGGACCTCGCCGACGAGTTCGACGAAATCGACGACGTGGTCGTCCGGTTCACGGACGGCGACGGCGGCGGCTGGGGCGGCGACCAGCCCGAGAGCTACATGGGCGTCGACCGCAACGAGGGCGGCCGCGGCGGCCGCGGTGAAGGCAGCCCGGACTCCGACTCCCACTTCTAG
- a CDS encoding IS6 family transposase, whose amino-acid sequence MAEITRLSGCSDWLELDFVERERTPSELMRLGIRLHLAGLSLSNTVKELEKFGVKRSRKAIHDWVQKADLQPASDASPDQVAVDETVIRIDGQQYWLYAAVNPNSNRFLHVRLFPTTTTALTERFLQELREKHDVEDAVFLVDHAQHLKTALQRVGLRFQTVRHGNRNAVERVFREIKRRTSSFSNSFSHVEPTTAESWLQAFAVWWNSLN is encoded by the coding sequence ATGGCAGAAATCACCCGCCTCAGTGGCTGTAGCGACTGGCTTGAGTTAGATTTTGTGGAGCGAGAGCGGACACCGAGCGAGCTGATGCGTCTTGGTATTCGACTCCATCTGGCTGGACTCTCACTTTCGAATACCGTCAAAGAACTTGAGAAGTTCGGTGTCAAACGCTCGCGGAAAGCCATCCATGACTGGGTGCAGAAAGCTGATCTACAGCCCGCCAGCGACGCTAGTCCGGATCAGGTTGCGGTTGACGAAACGGTGATCCGCATCGACGGCCAGCAGTACTGGCTGTACGCTGCCGTCAATCCTAATTCGAACAGATTCCTGCACGTACGGCTGTTTCCGACGACAACAACGGCGTTGACTGAACGGTTTCTGCAGGAGTTACGCGAGAAACACGACGTTGAAGACGCAGTGTTTCTGGTTGATCACGCCCAGCATCTCAAAACAGCACTCCAACGAGTCGGGCTTCGATTCCAGACCGTTCGTCATGGGAATCGGAATGCTGTCGAACGTGTTTTTAGAGAGATAAAACGTCGAACTTCCTCGTTCAGTAATAGTTTCAGCCACGTCGAGCCAACAACAGCGGAATCGTGGTTGCAAGCCTTCGCCGTCTGGTGGAACTCGCTAAACTAA
- a CDS encoding LURP-one-related/scramblase family protein encodes MPATYDISTVDLDDDRYEVRQSLIRNKYAVRDSGGSVVLRGKQKMFKMKEEFPFVTGDGEDAFTVKAGGIMDVAGNYTITDAGTGEEVVVLDEDLSLFVENWTVRDPETGETLATIRSKSKLLSALRHLVGFANLVPNRYEIFDAEGDHVGDVSGKFSLRDAYTVTIDDASDVPKEAVIAAACVLDALENE; translated from the coding sequence ATGCCCGCCACGTACGACATCTCCACGGTCGACCTCGACGACGACCGCTACGAAGTCCGGCAGTCCCTGATTCGGAACAAGTACGCCGTCCGCGACAGCGGCGGCAGCGTCGTCCTGCGCGGCAAGCAGAAGATGTTCAAGATGAAAGAGGAGTTCCCGTTCGTCACCGGCGACGGCGAGGACGCGTTCACCGTGAAGGCCGGGGGCATCATGGATGTCGCGGGCAACTACACGATTACCGACGCCGGCACTGGCGAGGAGGTCGTCGTGCTCGACGAGGACCTCTCGCTGTTCGTGGAGAACTGGACGGTCCGGGACCCCGAAACGGGCGAGACGCTGGCGACGATTCGCTCGAAGAGCAAGCTCCTCTCGGCGCTCCGCCACCTCGTCGGCTTCGCGAACTTGGTCCCGAACCGTTACGAGATATTCGATGCCGAGGGCGACCACGTCGGCGACGTCAGCGGGAAGTTCTCGCTGCGGGACGCCTACACCGTCACCATCGACGACGCCAGCGACGTACCTAAGGAGGCCGTCATCGCCGCCGCCTGCGTCCTGGACGCACTCGAAAACGAGTGA
- a CDS encoding HVO_0476 family zinc finger protein: protein MSENVGEHVPFECPSCSPDLETVHEVLTTGGGAATVKCTDCGHVHKEPVEEETTVSVDVVVSQDGESFTGSAAFDPEETIYEGDEFVVETEEVIAQVRVTSIEVGPEDRTTRADAADIDTVWARDVGNVSVDVTINPKEDSEEGSRSIEVHVPGDYEFAVGETETFGEEEFTITGIHVRENAIDSYKFPKLGDDGDVVFAKDVKRVYGDDETSGAWSPW, encoded by the coding sequence ATGAGCGAAAACGTCGGGGAGCACGTCCCCTTCGAGTGTCCGTCGTGTTCGCCGGACCTCGAAACCGTCCACGAGGTACTCACCACGGGTGGCGGAGCGGCGACGGTGAAGTGTACCGACTGCGGCCACGTCCACAAGGAACCCGTCGAGGAGGAGACCACTGTCAGCGTCGACGTCGTCGTCTCGCAGGACGGCGAGTCCTTCACGGGGAGCGCGGCGTTCGACCCCGAGGAGACCATCTACGAGGGCGACGAGTTCGTCGTGGAGACCGAGGAAGTCATCGCGCAGGTGCGCGTGACCAGCATCGAGGTCGGTCCCGAGGACCGCACGACGCGCGCGGACGCCGCGGACATCGACACGGTGTGGGCGCGCGACGTGGGCAACGTCAGCGTCGACGTCACCATCAACCCCAAGGAGGACAGCGAGGAGGGAAGCCGGAGCATCGAGGTCCACGTCCCCGGCGACTACGAGTTCGCGGTCGGGGAGACCGAGACGTTCGGTGAGGAGGAATTCACCATCACGGGCATCCACGTCCGGGAGAACGCGATTGACAGCTACAAGTTCCCGAAGCTCGGGGACGACGGCGACGTGGTGTTCGCGAAGGACGTCAAGCGCGTGTACGGCGACGACGAGACCAGCGGCGCGTGGTCCCCCTGGTAG
- a CDS encoding LVIVD repeat-containing protein: MRRRDVLRASAAAAALPFASATVSAQQSFEPLGVLDLDGTKEVVVGDAGETAYVATTDGIATVDISDPSNPEQLAGVAPLLDDREDGPMGEVYDVKVDGDTLIAVGPANRGDLRGVVVFDVNDPANPRQTAFHETSFPIHNAYLQDGVAYLTANDWAKNPAVFVDVSGDTTEEVGRWSNVDHDERWRDVRAGLRTCHDLYVHDDTLYIAYWDAGTWLVDVSDPADPEYVNHFGHYDVEELQNVPSGEARAESLSVPGNAHYVAVNEGASVLATGAEAWDVDTDDADPGQGGIDLWDIADPQNPEKLSFIAPPPTPDGTRYGTWTTSHNFEFHGDRLYTSWYQGGVKIHDVSDPANPEEIAWWRRPEEARFWTAQYATDEAFVASSMGGDGYPAGVYTFPNRAGEQPDPPTLETTTVATSTETATETTTATTTAPTATETTTTDESGGGVPGFGALAALAGVSAAALAAWQRDSDA; encoded by the coding sequence ATGCGACGACGAGACGTGCTCCGTGCGAGTGCCGCTGCGGCCGCCCTCCCGTTCGCGAGCGCGACAGTCAGCGCCCAGCAGTCGTTCGAGCCGCTGGGCGTCCTCGACCTCGACGGAACGAAGGAAGTCGTCGTCGGCGACGCCGGTGAGACGGCGTACGTGGCGACGACCGACGGTATCGCGACCGTTGACATCTCGGACCCGTCGAACCCCGAACAGCTCGCGGGCGTAGCACCGCTGCTGGACGACCGCGAGGACGGCCCGATGGGGGAGGTCTACGACGTGAAAGTCGACGGCGACACCCTGATTGCGGTCGGTCCGGCGAACCGAGGGGACCTACGGGGCGTCGTCGTCTTCGACGTCAACGACCCCGCCAACCCCCGGCAGACGGCGTTCCACGAGACATCGTTCCCGATTCACAACGCCTACCTGCAGGACGGCGTGGCGTACCTGACGGCCAACGACTGGGCGAAGAACCCCGCCGTCTTCGTCGACGTCTCCGGGGACACCACCGAGGAGGTCGGGCGGTGGTCGAACGTCGACCACGACGAGCGCTGGCGGGACGTTCGCGCAGGGCTGCGGACGTGCCACGACCTCTACGTCCACGACGACACGCTGTACATCGCGTACTGGGACGCGGGCACGTGGCTGGTGGATGTCAGCGACCCCGCCGACCCCGAGTACGTCAATCACTTCGGACACTACGATGTCGAGGAGTTACAGAACGTCCCCTCGGGCGAGGCGCGCGCAGAGAGTCTCTCGGTCCCGGGGAACGCCCACTACGTCGCGGTGAACGAGGGCGCGTCCGTGCTCGCGACGGGTGCGGAGGCGTGGGACGTCGACACCGACGACGCCGACCCGGGGCAGGGCGGCATCGACCTCTGGGACATCGCAGACCCGCAGAACCCCGAGAAGTTGTCGTTCATCGCGCCGCCGCCGACGCCCGACGGCACCCGGTACGGGACGTGGACGACCAGTCACAACTTCGAGTTCCACGGCGACCGACTGTACACGTCGTGGTATCAGGGCGGCGTGAAGATTCACGACGTCAGCGACCCCGCGAATCCGGAGGAGATTGCGTGGTGGCGCCGGCCCGAGGAGGCGCGGTTCTGGACCGCGCAGTACGCGACCGACGAGGCGTTCGTCGCGAGCAGCATGGGCGGAGACGGGTATCCGGCGGGCGTCTACACGTTCCCGAACCGCGCGGGCGAGCAGCCCGACCCGCCGACGCTGGAGACGACGACAGTTGCGACGAGCACGGAGACGGCGACCGAGACGACCACGGCGACGACGACGGCGCCGACGGCGACCGAGACCACGACGACCGACGAGTCCGGAGGTGGCGTCCCCGGGTTTGGCGCGCTCGCCGCGCTCGCGGGCGTCTCGGCCGCCGCACTCGCCGCGTGGCAGCGGGACAGCGACGCCTGA
- a CDS encoding universal stress protein, with translation MAIENLLLAVGPSDDERISPMARTATDIAGPAGATVTLAHVFTREEFDDTAERLGFGEGDEVTADDVARRHATIRDLGDHLDDAGVDYDVRGHVGGHGESIVSLADSVDADIAVVGGRKRSPTGKAVFGSTAQTVLLSAPCPVTFVRSDH, from the coding sequence ATGGCCATCGAGAATCTGCTGCTGGCTGTCGGACCGTCGGACGACGAACGAATCTCGCCGATGGCGCGCACCGCCACGGACATCGCCGGGCCGGCGGGCGCGACGGTGACGCTCGCGCACGTCTTCACGCGCGAGGAGTTCGACGACACCGCCGAACGCCTCGGCTTCGGGGAGGGCGACGAGGTGACCGCCGACGACGTGGCGCGCCGCCACGCGACGATTCGCGACCTCGGCGACCACCTCGACGACGCCGGCGTGGACTACGACGTGCGCGGGCACGTCGGCGGGCACGGCGAGAGCATCGTCTCGCTCGCAGACAGCGTGGACGCCGACATCGCGGTCGTCGGCGGCCGGAAGCGCTCGCCCACCGGGAAAGCCGTCTTCGGCAGCACCGCGCAGACGGTGTTGCTGTCGGCGCCGTGCCCGGTGACGTTCGTGCGCAGCGACCACTGA
- a CDS encoding YbaK/EbsC family protein encodes MHERAAEFVERAREEYGVDVDVHEFDEGTKTAADAADAVGCDVAQIASSIVVVADDEPVVVVTSGANRVDLSKVAVYRDASDARMAEADEVKEATGWSIGGVPPICHATDVPVLLDDTLLDHDGVWAAAGTPTAVWPIEPERLRDLANAEPVDVAE; translated from the coding sequence ATGCACGAGCGAGCGGCGGAGTTCGTCGAGCGGGCCCGGGAGGAGTACGGCGTCGACGTGGACGTCCACGAGTTCGACGAGGGAACGAAGACGGCGGCGGACGCGGCGGACGCGGTGGGCTGTGACGTCGCGCAAATCGCGTCGAGCATCGTCGTGGTCGCGGACGACGAGCCGGTGGTCGTCGTGACGAGCGGCGCGAACCGCGTGGACCTCTCGAAGGTCGCAGTCTACCGGGACGCCAGCGACGCGCGGATGGCCGAAGCGGACGAGGTGAAGGAGGCGACGGGCTGGAGTATCGGCGGCGTGCCGCCCATCTGCCACGCGACGGACGTGCCCGTCCTGCTGGACGATACGCTCCTCGACCACGACGGCGTGTGGGCCGCAGCCGGCACGCCGACCGCGGTCTGGCCCATCGAGCCCGAGCGCCTGCGCGACCTCGCGAACGCCGAGCCAGTCGACGTCGCGGAGTGA
- a CDS encoding SDR family NAD(P)-dependent oxidoreductase: MLAPDLTDRTALVTGGATGLGRALCLSLADCGASVAVHYHSSADAARVTAADARDRGAPDAAPVQGDVTTPESVDGIFDAAEAELGAVDVLVNNVGDFAPGHWAGLDFETWNRVLHTNLTGTYLCSKRALPGMRDQQWGRIVNIGYASAEKGMVSPKNFPYFAAKQGVLMFTRMLAADTQDDGITVNAVSPYVVETSDEFPEDAPRGRWASTDDIAQAVRFFCDENSDYISGENVEVDGGWLPEDV, from the coding sequence GTGCTCGCTCCCGACCTCACCGACCGCACCGCGCTCGTCACCGGCGGCGCGACGGGGCTGGGCCGCGCGCTCTGCCTGTCGCTGGCCGACTGCGGCGCCAGCGTCGCCGTCCACTACCACTCCAGCGCCGACGCCGCCCGCGTCACCGCCGCCGACGCCCGCGACCGCGGCGCTCCCGACGCTGCACCCGTGCAGGGCGACGTAACCACTCCCGAGAGCGTCGACGGCATCTTCGACGCGGCGGAAGCCGAACTCGGCGCCGTGGACGTACTCGTGAACAACGTCGGCGACTTCGCGCCCGGTCACTGGGCGGGCCTCGATTTCGAGACGTGGAACCGCGTCCTCCACACGAACCTCACGGGGACGTACCTCTGCTCGAAGCGCGCGCTCCCCGGGATGCGCGACCAGCAGTGGGGCCGCATCGTCAACATCGGCTACGCGTCCGCCGAGAAGGGCATGGTCTCCCCGAAGAACTTCCCGTACTTCGCCGCGAAACAGGGCGTGCTCATGTTCACGCGGATGCTCGCCGCGGACACCCAAGACGACGGCATCACGGTCAACGCCGTCTCACCGTACGTCGTCGAGACCTCGGACGAGTTCCCCGAGGACGCCCCGCGCGGCCGCTGGGCTTCGACCGACGACATCGCGCAGGCAGTCCGGTTCTTCTGCGACGAGAACTCCGACTACATCTCCGGCGAGAACGTCGAAGTTGACGGCGGATGGTTGCCAGAGGACGTGTAA
- a CDS encoding alpha/beta hydrolase has translation MDEMHPEARAAMERREKLPVSLRTVGARPLRLLERATSWWQNRNPPEVGRVVDRTIPGPVGDLPVRLYRPEGDGPFPTVVFYHGGGFVMGSLETHDLFCRHLTRESDCVVVSVDYRLAPEHPFPAAVEDAYAALEWAADNPDALASTGDLAVVGDSAGGNLAAVVALMAAERDGPDVDYQYLLYPGVGIEEDHESVREHAGKVLSEDDLWWFRECYYGSEIHERNPYGDPTNACDLSGVAPATVLTAGFDPLRDGGRRYAAQLAADGVPTRHVEYEDVIHGFATMLSSPDLDRAHEAVADVAGDLREAFDDA, from the coding sequence ATGGACGAGATGCATCCGGAGGCGCGGGCGGCGATGGAGCGCCGCGAGAAGCTCCCGGTGTCGCTGCGGACTGTCGGCGCGCGCCCGCTGCGGCTGCTGGAGCGCGCGACGAGCTGGTGGCAGAACCGCAACCCCCCGGAAGTGGGTCGCGTCGTCGACCGCACGATTCCCGGCCCTGTTGGTGACCTCCCTGTGCGGCTCTACCGCCCCGAGGGCGACGGCCCGTTCCCGACGGTCGTGTTCTACCACGGTGGGGGGTTCGTGATGGGGAGTCTGGAGACGCACGACCTGTTCTGCCGCCACCTCACGCGCGAGAGCGACTGCGTCGTGGTGTCCGTGGACTACCGGCTCGCGCCCGAGCACCCGTTCCCGGCAGCCGTCGAGGACGCGTACGCCGCGCTGGAGTGGGCGGCGGACAACCCCGACGCGCTCGCCAGCACGGGCGACCTCGCGGTCGTCGGGGACTCCGCAGGCGGGAACCTCGCGGCCGTCGTCGCGCTGATGGCCGCCGAGCGCGACGGTCCGGACGTCGACTACCAGTACCTCCTCTATCCGGGCGTCGGCATCGAGGAAGACCACGAGTCGGTCCGCGAGCACGCCGGGAAGGTGCTCAGCGAGGACGACCTCTGGTGGTTCCGGGAGTGCTACTACGGCTCCGAGATTCACGAGCGCAACCCCTACGGCGATCCCACGAACGCCTGCGACCTCTCCGGGGTCGCGCCCGCGACCGTGCTCACGGCGGGCTTCGACCCGCTCCGGGACGGCGGCCGAAGGTACGCCGCCCAGCTCGCCGCGGACGGCGTGCCGACGCGCCACGTCGAGTACGAGGACGTGATTCACGGGTTCGCGACGATGCTGTCCTCGCCGGACCTCGACCGCGCGCACGAGGCAGTCGCGGACGTCGCCGGCGACCTTCGCGAGGCGTTCGACGACGCGTAA
- a CDS encoding AIM24 family protein — protein sequence MDATVEDGADGLLVVTLDAGESVLAASGTLVDYVGDLRVERAREGVLRSVANARERKRTPVRVTANAETTVRFAPSHHGCVVAADLDSDGVAATRESFVAATDNTSVGADRVGDAPARGSGLFLTTVAGSGTAYLSGRGRVERVRVSEGEERVVAAANVVAFDVDAAVSVERVGAVEDAAPVCRIRGPATVWTATRPAPGATN from the coding sequence ATGGACGCGACCGTCGAGGACGGCGCCGACGGCCTGCTCGTCGTGACGCTGGACGCCGGGGAGTCCGTGCTCGCGGCGTCGGGCACGCTCGTGGACTACGTCGGCGACCTTCGCGTGGAGCGCGCTCGCGAGGGCGTGCTCCGGTCGGTGGCGAACGCGCGAGAGCGCAAGCGCACGCCGGTTCGCGTGACCGCCAACGCGGAGACGACCGTGCGGTTCGCGCCGTCGCACCATGGCTGCGTCGTCGCCGCGGACCTCGACAGCGACGGCGTGGCGGCGACGCGAGAGTCGTTCGTCGCGGCGACCGACAACACCAGCGTGGGCGCCGACCGCGTCGGGGACGCGCCCGCTCGCGGCAGCGGCCTCTTCCTCACGACGGTCGCCGGTAGCGGCACCGCGTATCTGTCGGGCCGCGGGCGAGTCGAGCGCGTTCGCGTTTCGGAGGGCGAGGAGCGCGTCGTCGCGGCCGCGAACGTCGTCGCGTTCGACGTTGATGCGGCAGTCTCAGTCGAGCGCGTCGGCGCCGTCGAGGACGCCGCGCCGGTGTGTCGGATTCGCGGGCCGGCGACCGTCTGGACGGCGACGCGGCCCGCGCCCGGAGCGACGAACTAA
- a CDS encoding ROK family protein, with protein MPYYVGVDLGATNLRAAVANDDATVLATDKRPTPRGPTGIHVTEAVLDAVRAACEDAGVDPAAVRAAGVGSIGPLDLADGTIDGPANLPDSVGTVPLVGPISNLIDSERVYLHNDTVAGVIGERFHADSNPDDMAYVTISSGIGAGVAVDGNVLEGWDGNAGELGHMLVDPQGRRTCGCGRDGHWEAYCSGNNIPEYARMLAEEDGGVETALPLDDADFSAKHVFEHAGTDEFASHVVDQVGFWNAMGVTNLVQSYAPLVVYVGGAVALNNPDKVLDPIREYLDDGVFNNVPEIRLTSLGDDVVLHGAVASAITGGTGERTA; from the coding sequence ATGCCGTACTACGTCGGCGTTGACCTCGGCGCGACGAACCTGCGCGCCGCCGTCGCGAACGACGACGCGACTGTCCTCGCCACTGACAAGCGGCCGACGCCCCGCGGGCCGACGGGGATTCACGTCACCGAAGCCGTCCTCGACGCCGTGCGCGCGGCCTGCGAGGACGCCGGCGTCGACCCCGCGGCGGTGCGGGCCGCCGGCGTCGGCAGCATCGGCCCACTCGACCTCGCAGACGGCACCATCGACGGCCCCGCGAACCTCCCGGACTCGGTGGGGACGGTCCCGCTGGTCGGCCCGATTTCGAACCTCATCGACTCCGAGCGCGTCTACCTCCACAACGACACCGTCGCGGGCGTCATCGGCGAGCGCTTCCACGCCGACAGCAACCCCGACGACATGGCGTACGTCACCATCTCCTCGGGCATCGGCGCGGGCGTCGCCGTCGACGGCAACGTCCTGGAGGGCTGGGACGGCAACGCCGGGGAACTCGGGCACATGCTCGTCGACCCGCAGGGCCGGCGGACGTGTGGCTGCGGCCGCGACGGCCACTGGGAGGCGTACTGCTCGGGGAACAACATCCCCGAGTACGCCCGCATGCTCGCCGAGGAGGACGGCGGCGTCGAAACCGCGCTCCCGCTGGACGACGCCGACTTCTCCGCGAAGCACGTCTTCGAGCACGCGGGCACCGACGAGTTCGCCAGCCACGTCGTCGACCAAGTCGGGTTCTGGAACGCGATGGGCGTCACGAACCTCGTGCAGTCGTACGCGCCCCTCGTGGTGTACGTCGGCGGGGCAGTGGCGCTCAATAACCCCGACAAAGTACTCGACCCCATCCGCGAGTACCTCGACGACGGCGTGTTCAACAACGTCCCCGAGATTCGGCTGACCTCGCTGGGCGACGACGTCGTGCTCCACGGCGCCGTCGCCTCCGCCATCACCGGCGGCACCGGCGAGCGGACGGCGTAA
- a CDS encoding IS6 family transposase: MAEITRLSGCSDWIELDFVERERTPSELMQLGIRLHLAGLSLSNTIKELEKFGVQRSRKAVHDWVQKADLQPASNASPDQIAVDETVIRIDGQQYWLYAAINPASNRFLHIRLFPTTTTALTERFLQELREKHDVEDAVFLVDHAQHLKTALQRVGLRFQTVRHGNRNAVERVFREIKRRTSSFSNSFSHVEPTTAESWLQAFAVWWNSLN, from the coding sequence ATGGCTGAAATCACTCGCCTCAGTGGCTGTAGCGACTGGATCGAGTTAGATTTTGTGGAGCGAGAGCGGACACCGAGCGAGCTGATGCAGCTTGGTATTCGACTTCATTTGGCTGGTCTCTCACTTTCGAATACAATAAAAGAACTTGAGAAGTTCGGTGTCCAACGCTCGCGAAAAGCGGTCCATGATTGGGTACAGAAAGCTGATCTACAGCCCGCCAGCAACGCTAGTCCGGATCAGATTGCGGTTGACGAAACGGTGATCCGCATCGACGGCCAGCAGTACTGGCTGTACGCTGCCATCAATCCAGCCTCGAACAGATTCCTGCATATACGGCTGTTTCCGACGACAACAACGGCGTTGACTGAACGATTTCTGCAGGAATTACGCGAGAAACACGACGTCGAAGATGCCGTGTTTCTAGTTGATCACGCCCAGCACCTCAAAACAGCACTCCAGCGAGTCGGGCTCCGATTCCAAACCGTTCGTCATGGGAATCGGAATGCTGTCGAACGTGTTTTTAGAGAGATAAAACGACGGACTTCCTCGTTCAGTAATAGTTTCAGCCACGTCGAGCCAACAACAGCGGAATCGTGGTTGCAAGCCTTCGCCGTCTGGTGGAACTCGCTAAACTAA
- a CDS encoding DUF402 domain-containing protein, producing the protein MTRVRVRGIYSTALTRRLLDAGFDVVDASPPIRERFDADFEDAAYDVDVWMTPDRQGVGVSGSQDAASDVLAVVKDTGIDTFVWPDRAARGAIFNGVVERTVRGGAVVALADDHEGYLPFDAADQHVEEGDHVRVQVHDPNPWWLDDRSVVGTDVRAIGGLASLERGVDALVAGTPDGSRNHELARTTELLSADVPDKWGVQWHYAADGASMDALGDALDDTVSLANRLADALADAPAPGDTAPHRVAAPERTVWTWFGRDSRFALDAARREVTETMDGHHRVKAGSEAASGAVDFAEALGASTDGFPFGAVTDQFGPTEGDLVAIEHGKPDGRLITIGRGEVTDRDRDAGRVTVRREMTAGGVYDELDVPREDGDVATTRFTEGNWWYPTVYESEDGDVKGTYLNVSTPVEVFPDAVRYVDLHVDVVKHADGTVEVVDEDELRECVDAGLVGEDLSEKALSVAERVRAAVSDD; encoded by the coding sequence ATGACTCGGGTTCGCGTCCGCGGCATCTACAGCACCGCGCTCACGCGCCGCCTGCTCGACGCGGGCTTCGACGTGGTGGACGCGTCGCCGCCGATTCGCGAGCGCTTCGACGCCGACTTCGAGGACGCCGCCTACGACGTCGACGTCTGGATGACGCCCGACCGGCAGGGCGTCGGCGTCTCCGGGAGTCAGGACGCCGCCAGCGACGTGCTCGCCGTCGTCAAGGACACCGGCATCGACACGTTCGTCTGGCCGGACCGCGCGGCCCGCGGCGCCATCTTCAACGGCGTCGTCGAGCGCACCGTCCGCGGCGGCGCCGTGGTCGCACTCGCGGACGACCACGAGGGATACCTGCCGTTCGACGCGGCCGACCAGCACGTCGAAGAGGGCGACCACGTCCGCGTGCAGGTCCACGACCCGAACCCGTGGTGGCTCGACGACCGCTCGGTCGTCGGCACGGACGTGCGCGCCATCGGCGGGCTCGCGAGCCTCGAACGCGGTGTGGACGCGCTCGTCGCCGGGACGCCGGACGGCTCCCGGAACCACGAACTCGCGCGCACCACGGAACTGCTCTCCGCCGACGTTCCCGACAAGTGGGGCGTCCAGTGGCACTACGCCGCGGACGGCGCGAGCATGGACGCGCTCGGGGACGCCCTCGACGACACCGTCTCACTGGCGAATCGGCTGGCGGACGCGCTCGCGGACGCGCCCGCACCCGGCGACACCGCACCCCACCGCGTCGCCGCGCCCGAGCGCACCGTTTGGACGTGGTTCGGTCGCGACTCGCGGTTCGCGCTCGACGCCGCACGCCGCGAAGTCACGGAGACGATGGACGGCCACCACCGCGTCAAGGCCGGCAGCGAGGCCGCCAGCGGCGCCGTCGACTTCGCGGAGGCGCTCGGCGCGAGCACGGACGGCTTCCCGTTCGGCGCGGTCACTGACCAGTTCGGGCCGACCGAGGGCGACCTCGTCGCTATCGAGCACGGCAAGCCCGACGGCCGCCTCATCACCATCGGACGCGGCGAGGTCACGGACCGGGACCGCGACGCCGGCCGCGTCACTGTCCGCCGGGAGATGACCGCGGGCGGCGTCTACGACGAACTCGACGTCCCCCGCGAGGACGGCGACGTCGCCACGACGCGATTCACGGAAGGAAACTGGTGGTACCCGACCGTCTACGAGAGCGAGGACGGCGACGTCAAAGGCACGTATCTGAACGTCTCCACGCCCGTCGAGGTGTTCCCGGACGCGGTCCGGTACGTCGACCTCCACGTCGACGTCGTGAAACACGCCGACGGCACGGTCGAAGTCGTCGACGAGGACGAACTCCGGGAGTGCGTGGACGCGGGGCTGGTCGGCGAAGACCTCTCGGAGAAAGCGCTCTCGGTCGCCGAACGCGTGCGCGCTGCGGTCAGCGACGACTAG